From Bradyrhizobium sp. sBnM-33:
GTCACCGTCACCGATGTCGACGGCAACATCTTCTACGACCTGACCGGCTCCTACGGCGTCAACATTTTCGGCAACGATTTTTACAAGGAGTGCATCACGGAAGCCGAAAAGCGCGCCCGCGCACTGGGCCCCGTGCTCGGCCCCTATCATCCCGTCATCACCGACAATGTGCGCCGGCTGTGCGAGACTTCCGGCCTCGACGAAGTTTCGTTCCACATGTCCGGCACCGAAGCCGTCATGCAGGCAGTGCGGCTGGCGCGCTATCACACCAGGCGCACGCACCTCGTTCGTTTCGCCGGCGCCTATCACGGCTGGTGGGGCGACGTACAGCCCGGCGTCGGCAATCCGGTATCGCCGCACGAGACCTACACGCTGGCCGACATGTCGGAGCGCACCCTGCATGTGCTGCGAACGCGCAAGGACATCGCCTGCGTGCTGGTCAATCCGCTGCAGGCGCTGCATCCGAACGCCAACGCGCCCGGCGATTCCGCGCTGGTCGACAGCTCGCGAAAAGGCACATTCGACCGTGCGGCCTATACTGACTGGCTGAAGAAATTGCGCGAGGTTTGCACCCAACGCGGCATCGTCTTGATCTTCGACGAAGTCTTCGTCGGCTTCCGCCTCGCTGCCGGCGGCGCGCAGGAATACTTCGGCGTCCGCGCCGACATGGTGACTTACGGCAAGAGCCTCGCCGGCGGCTTGCCGGTCGGCGTGGTCTGCGGCCGCAAGGACTTGATGCGGCGCTTCCGCGATGATCGCCCCGCCGACGTCTGCTTTGCCCGCGGCACCTTCAATTCGCATCCCTACGTGATGACGGCGATGGATGAGTTCCTCAGCCGCCTCGCCAGCCCAAATTTCAACGCCGTCTACCAAGGGCTCGACGAGACCTGGAACGGACGCGCCAAAGCGTTGAACGAGCGGCTGGCCGCGCAGGATCTGCCCGTCCGCGTCAGCAATCTCTCCTCGATCTGGATGGTGCAATATACCGAGCCCTCCCGCTACAACTGGATGCTGCAATATTACCTGCGCGCCGAAGGGCTGGCGCTGAGCTGGGTCGGCACCGGCCGGCTGATCTTCAGTCTCAACTACACGGATGCGGATTTCACCGAAGTGACCGACCGGTTTGTCGCGGCGGCCGAGAAGATGAAGCGCGATGGCTGGTGGTGGCATGACGTTTCGCTGACCAACAAGACGATCAAGCGGCGGATTCTGAAAGAGATGATCCGCAAGCGGTTGGGTAAAGCCGACCATTAGCGGCATAGTCGCGCTACCTCCGTCATCTTCGAACGTCTCCCCGTCATTGCGAGGAGCGACAGCGACGAAGCAATCCATCTATCCCCGTGCGGAGAGGTGGATTGCTTCGCTTCGCTCGCAATGACGGCTTCACAACTGCTGTCTTAGTTCGTCTGACGTTCAAGACGTGGATGGCCGGGACAAGCCCGGCCATGACGCTTTGCTAGATTCGAGCCCGACAATCACGCGTGCTTGACGTGCTTCTCCAGACCCGGATCGATCAGCTCGCCCTTCATGAGAGCCAGCGGCGCCTTGTAGTACAGCTTCAGGTCGCTGAAGGGGTCAGTGAGGATCTTGGTCATCCAGACCAAGCCGGTCTCGACGTCGCGGATGAAGAACAGGTGCACGGTGCGGAACAACAGCCCGCCGATGCCAACCGCAAGCCAGATCTTGGCGACCTGCCGCATGAAGTCCGCCGACGACGTCCAGGGCGTGAACAGGCCGAACAAGGTCGGGTCGAGATACAAGACCAGCGGCGACAGCGCCCAGATCGTCATCAGCACGACTTTACGCTGCAGATTATAGCCGACCTTGATCTCTTCCTTGTGCTCGTGGGTGGCCTGGTTGACGTGGTCATAGCCCTTCGGCTCGAAGAAGAAATGACCGGCCTGCCGCGTCGTCATCGACACCAGCCAGCCGACCAGCGCCGACACCACCGGATCGAAGAACAGCATCGCGTAAGCGAACAGGAAGCTCGCCGCGCTGACGAAGTGCAGCGACTGGTTGATGCGGCTGTGGTGGTAGTAGCGATGGTCATCCCAGCGCTGGGTTCGCAGTTCCTGCAGAAAGTTCTTGATCATGTTCTCCCCCAAATTGCGATGGGATCGGGTCTACTGAGATTCGATGTCCGGCATGTGACATCATGATAATGACATGTGACTGTTCGCAGTGGCGCGATGACGCAACAGCGATCAGGACGCGTCAGGCAGCCGCGGCGACGTCGATTTTCCGAAAGCGCACCAGCGAGAAATGGCCGAGCGGCGGCACCAGGCGGCGCTCCGCCAGCTCCATGCCGCGCGCGCCCGCCAGCCATTGCGCATAGCGCGACCAGGCGAACTCGGCGGTACGGAAGCCGAGCGGACGAACCACCGGCTGCAGCCGCTGCTCGATGAAGCGGCGCATCCCGGCATCGGCGCTGACGCGGGTGAGGATGATGAGCTCGCCGCCAGGCCGCAGCACGCGGGCGAATTCGTCGAGCGCCTTTTCGGGATTCGGCACGGCGGTGACGACATACTGCGCCATCACCACGTCGAAGGAATTGTCCGGGAATTCGAGATTCTCGGCGTCCATGACAGCAAGGCCCTCGACGTTCTTCAGGCCGAGCTCATTGACGCGCTTCTTCGCCTTCTGCAGCATTGCTTCGGAAATATCGGTGCCGAAGATGCGCAGATGCGGCGCGTATAGCGGCAGCGAAATGCCGGTGCCGACGCCGACCTCCAGTACGCGGCCGCCGATCTTGTTGGTAGCGGCAATCGCCGCCCTGCGGCCCTTGCTGAACACGCCGCCGAATACGAGGTCATAGACCGGCGCCCAGCGATCGTAGGCCTGCTCGACCATTTCGCGGTCGAAATCGAGCGGCCTGGTGCCGTCAAGCTTGATAATGTCTGCCATGGTTGGTTTGCCTTTTCGTCTCACGCGTATGACTTGAGTTGATAGTCGAACTTTTCGGTTCAGCCCTGCACGGCGCTCGCGGCGGGCGCCCGGCGCACCGGCCGCAGCGCGCGACTCGGCTGCAGCGCGGTCAGATTGCCGATGAACTGCCGCGCGCTGTTGTCCCAGGAGCGCGCCAGCGCAAAGTTTCGGCAGGCCTCGCGCGACATCGTCAGCGCGCGCAAGCACGCGCTGCGCAGATCGGTGTCGAGCGCGCCGATCGGATGATCGGCAATGACGTCCTTCGGGCCGGTGACCGGGAATGCCGCGACCGGCGTGCCGCAGGCCAATGCCTCGAGCTGCACGACGCCGAACGTATCGGTAAGGCTCGGAAACACGAAGACGTCGGCAGCGGCGAGATGCGCGGTCAACTCCGCGCCCTTCTTCTCGCCGAGGAAAATTGCGTCAGGGTATTTTTGCGCGAGCTGCGCCTTCTGCGGTCCGTCGCCGACCACAACTTTCGATCCCGGCAGGTCGAGCGACAGAAAGGCATCGAGGTTCTTTTCCACGGCGACGCGGCCCATTGTCATGAAGATCGGCCGCGGCAGATCAAGCGTCGCAGGCGTATGCGGGTTAAATAGTTCGGTATCGACGCCGCGCGTCCAGAAGCCGAGTTTGCGGAAACTCCGCGCGGAAAGTTCCTGACGAAGAGAATCGGTTGCGACCATGA
This genomic window contains:
- a CDS encoding aminotransferase class III-fold pyridoxal phosphate-dependent enzyme, with protein sequence MDSSLPILSLSAAAVASAAAVFPKLQARLALSRAKHRSLTGHSKMSKMVARLVPHYEFDIDDFFASDGAPSDVAMQRQDAFFRLACLYEERYAKGRQMTAGAATHISDLQFTETYRVPFQYSRLVRENLGTGAFMQSSAGVTVTDVDGNIFYDLTGSYGVNIFGNDFYKECITEAEKRARALGPVLGPYHPVITDNVRRLCETSGLDEVSFHMSGTEAVMQAVRLARYHTRRTHLVRFAGAYHGWWGDVQPGVGNPVSPHETYTLADMSERTLHVLRTRKDIACVLVNPLQALHPNANAPGDSALVDSSRKGTFDRAAYTDWLKKLREVCTQRGIVLIFDEVFVGFRLAAGGAQEYFGVRADMVTYGKSLAGGLPVGVVCGRKDLMRRFRDDRPADVCFARGTFNSHPYVMTAMDEFLSRLASPNFNAVYQGLDETWNGRAKALNERLAAQDLPVRVSNLSSIWMVQYTEPSRYNWMLQYYLRAEGLALSWVGTGRLIFSLNYTDADFTEVTDRFVAAAEKMKRDGWWWHDVSLTNKTIKRRILKEMIRKRLGKADH
- a CDS encoding class I SAM-dependent methyltransferase → MADIIKLDGTRPLDFDREMVEQAYDRWAPVYDLVFGGVFSKGRRAAIAATNKIGGRVLEVGVGTGISLPLYAPHLRIFGTDISEAMLQKAKKRVNELGLKNVEGLAVMDAENLEFPDNSFDVVMAQYVVTAVPNPEKALDEFARVLRPGGELIILTRVSADAGMRRFIEQRLQPVVRPLGFRTAEFAWSRYAQWLAGARGMELAERRLVPPLGHFSLVRFRKIDVAAAA
- a CDS encoding glycosyltransferase family 4 protein; the protein is MKILIATDAWHPQVNGVVRTLTSLARSASALDADISFLTPDGFPSLGVPTYPGLRVALPNRREIARRIEEAAPDAIHIATEGPIGWMVRAYCCRRKLSFTTSYTTRFPEYIAVRTGLPAAVGYAVLRHFHAASSTVMVATDSLRQELSARSFRKLGFWTRGVDTELFNPHTPATLDLPRPIFMTMGRVAVEKNLDAFLSLDLPGSKVVVGDGPQKAQLAQKYPDAIFLGEKKGAELTAHLAAADVFVFPSLTDTFGVVQLEALACGTPVAAFPVTGPKDVIADHPIGALDTDLRSACLRALTMSREACRNFALARSWDNSARQFIGNLTALQPSRALRPVRRAPAASAVQG